From a single Gimesia fumaroli genomic region:
- a CDS encoding DUF817 domain-containing protein yields the protein MFGIKQASACIFGGFLLAMMILTRFWYPFDFLYRYDFLFLAAVAFQIFLLCFRLESPREAVVILIFHFVATVMELFKTSDGIRSWQYPEPFVIGIGNVPLFAGFMYSAVGSYIARVWRIFDFRYSSYPPMWSTVVLVTLIYVNFFSHHFVTDIRWLLIFASLLMFGKVQIYFKMNRVHRKMPLVVGWLLVALFIWFAENLATYANVWIYPDQTDHWQMVKPSKLVAWYLLMMLSFVLVSLVNRPMIYNEPTPHYEK from the coding sequence TTGTTTGGAATCAAGCAGGCGTCGGCCTGCATCTTCGGCGGCTTTCTGCTGGCGATGATGATCCTCACACGGTTCTGGTATCCGTTTGACTTTTTATATCGATACGATTTTCTGTTCCTGGCGGCGGTCGCGTTTCAGATCTTCCTGTTGTGCTTTCGTCTCGAATCGCCGCGGGAAGCAGTGGTCATTCTCATCTTCCACTTTGTGGCAACGGTGATGGAACTGTTTAAGACGTCCGACGGCATTCGCTCATGGCAGTATCCGGAACCGTTTGTGATCGGCATAGGAAACGTGCCTCTCTTTGCCGGGTTCATGTATAGCGCGGTGGGCAGTTACATCGCTCGAGTCTGGCGGATTTTCGACTTCCGTTACTCCAGCTATCCGCCGATGTGGAGCACCGTCGTGCTCGTGACGCTGATCTACGTCAACTTTTTTTCACATCATTTTGTGACGGACATTCGCTGGCTGTTGATTTTCGCCAGCCTGTTGATGTTTGGCAAAGTCCAGATCTATTTCAAAATGAATCGCGTGCATCGCAAGATGCCACTGGTTGTGGGCTGGTTGCTGGTCGCGTTGTTTATCTGGTTTGCAGAAAACCTGGCCACGTATGCCAACGTCTGGATCTATCCCGATCAGACAGATCACTGGCAAATGGTAAAGCCTTCCAAACTCGTTGCCTGGTATCTGTTGATGATGTTGAGTTTCGTGCTGGTTTCTTTAGTCAACAGGCCTATGATCTATAATGAGCCGACACCCCACTATGAAAAATAA
- a CDS encoding prenyltransferase/squalene oxidase repeat-containing protein, which yields MSETVSCQRVREGYQRAREELLSARTAAGYWEGELSTSALSTATAVMALEMIRRHRPDNDHSLDSYIKQGIKWLATHQNEDGGWGDTVKSFSNISTSMLCHAVFHATENSINYASVIVNARQYIDRIGGVKAVIARYGKDKTFSVPILTHCALAGLVDWNTIPALPFELSCLPARFYKTVRLPVVSYALPALIAIGQVRHHFCKPKNPIARVIRNLSIQKSLKKLISIQPTNGGFLEAAPLTSFVTMSLAGMGLVDHPVVKKGLQFLLDSARPDGSWPIDTNLATWTTTLSVNAIEGTLSEFDKTPIRDWLLNQQYKELHPYTSAEPGGWAWTDLPGGVPDADDTPGAILALLNLRSEESGTELSTEVRTALRNGVKWLLDLQNSNGGWPTFCRGWGTLPFDQSAADISAHAIRAIQSWLETDSIPEEDALRTRAARAITHSFRYLASVQRADGSWLPLWFGNQHIHDDENPVYGTARVLAAYTMVDRRNSSQALQAIDFLKSVQNTDGGWGGDAGAPSSVEETALAVDTLLLIGVERDSSTIVQGLNWLLERVENGTFTESTPIGFYFAKLWYFEQLYPIIFTVSALYRAETDLKKCADDNLRLSLEEEDYRIMNAQE from the coding sequence ATGAGTGAAACAGTCTCCTGCCAGAGAGTTCGAGAAGGTTACCAGCGGGCACGTGAGGAATTACTTTCCGCACGGACAGCCGCCGGTTACTGGGAAGGAGAACTTTCCACCTCGGCTCTCTCCACTGCAACCGCGGTGATGGCGCTGGAGATGATTCGCCGTCATCGACCGGATAACGATCATTCACTCGATTCCTATATCAAACAGGGAATCAAATGGCTCGCCACGCATCAGAACGAAGATGGCGGCTGGGGTGATACAGTCAAAAGCTTCAGCAACATTTCCACCAGCATGCTCTGCCACGCCGTGTTTCATGCCACGGAAAACTCGATCAATTATGCTTCCGTCATTGTGAATGCCCGGCAGTATATTGACCGCATTGGTGGCGTCAAAGCAGTCATCGCCCGTTATGGAAAAGATAAAACGTTCTCCGTGCCGATCCTCACGCATTGTGCCCTGGCCGGACTCGTCGACTGGAACACGATTCCCGCCCTGCCCTTCGAACTCTCCTGCCTGCCCGCCCGGTTTTATAAAACGGTGCGGCTGCCGGTCGTCAGTTATGCACTGCCCGCGTTGATCGCCATCGGTCAGGTACGGCACCATTTCTGCAAACCGAAAAATCCAATCGCACGCGTCATTCGCAATCTGTCGATTCAGAAGAGTCTCAAGAAACTGATTTCGATCCAGCCCACGAACGGCGGATTCCTCGAAGCGGCACCGCTGACCAGTTTCGTCACCATGAGCCTCGCCGGCATGGGGCTCGTCGATCATCCGGTTGTGAAAAAGGGGCTGCAGTTTCTACTCGACTCGGCCCGTCCCGACGGCAGTTGGCCCATCGATACGAACTTAGCGACATGGACGACGACACTCTCCGTCAACGCCATCGAGGGAACCCTGTCCGAATTTGATAAAACGCCGATCCGCGACTGGTTACTCAATCAACAATACAAAGAGTTGCACCCCTACACGTCGGCAGAACCGGGAGGCTGGGCCTGGACCGATCTGCCCGGCGGCGTTCCCGACGCCGATGATACACCCGGCGCGATCCTGGCGTTGTTAAATCTACGCTCGGAAGAATCCGGCACTGAACTCTCAACCGAAGTACGAACTGCCCTGCGCAATGGCGTGAAGTGGTTACTCGATCTGCAAAACAGCAACGGCGGCTGGCCCACGTTCTGTCGCGGCTGGGGCACGCTCCCCTTCGACCAAAGTGCCGCCGACATTTCGGCGCATGCAATTCGTGCCATCCAGTCCTGGCTCGAAACGGACTCAATCCCGGAAGAAGACGCACTACGAACACGAGCCGCGCGCGCCATCACCCATTCATTCCGTTATCTCGCTTCCGTACAGCGGGCCGATGGTTCGTGGCTGCCGCTCTGGTTTGGTAATCAGCACATTCATGACGACGAAAATCCCGTGTATGGCACGGCTCGCGTGTTAGCCGCGTATACGATGGTCGACCGGCGGAATTCCTCACAAGCGTTACAGGCAATTGATTTTCTGAAATCGGTACAGAATACCGATGGCGGCTGGGGAGGCGACGCGGGAGCGCCGTCCAGTGTCGAAGAAACGGCTCTGGCCGTTGATACCTTGCTATTGATCGGCGTTGAACGGGACAGTTCTACGATTGTTCAGGGGCTGAACTGGCTGCTGGAACGGGTGGAAAACGGCACGTTTACCGAATCCACGCCGATCGGCTTCTACTTTGCCAAACTGTGGTATTTCGAACAACTTTATCCAATTATCTTTACTGTTTCGGCCCTGTATCGGGCGGAAACGGATTTGAAAAAATGTGCGGATGACAATTTAAGATTGTCGCTTGAGGAAGAGGATTACCGTATAATGAACGCTCAGGAATAA
- a CDS encoding glycine cleavage system protein H — MPDDLVFMMGNFEARIPQDRVYSKSHLWLMPVADRWRVGFTAYSVRLLQDVYFLDWFVDPFTHVQEKQKIGEIESSKALSDLYTPAAGQILEFNEELLNDPSAINQADNYEKGWLFEMENEAQWLTPTEYLQVLEDGWEQTQRMIKGQLN, encoded by the coding sequence ATGCCTGACGATCTTGTCTTTATGATGGGGAATTTTGAGGCCCGAATTCCTCAAGACCGTGTTTATAGTAAATCACACCTGTGGTTGATGCCGGTGGCTGACCGTTGGCGCGTGGGTTTTACTGCCTACTCCGTACGTTTATTACAGGATGTCTATTTTCTGGATTGGTTTGTTGATCCATTTACCCATGTTCAGGAAAAACAGAAGATCGGCGAAATTGAGAGCTCCAAAGCATTGTCCGATCTCTATACCCCGGCTGCGGGACAGATTCTGGAATTCAATGAGGAACTGTTAAACGATCCTTCTGCGATCAATCAGGCGGATAATTACGAAAAAGGCTGGTTATTTGAAATGGAGAACGAGGCGCAGTGGTTGACGCCAACTGAGTATCTGCAAGTATTAGAGGATGGCTGGGAACAGACTCAGCGAATGATTAAAGGGCAACTCAACTAA
- a CDS encoding ATP-binding protein has protein sequence MADKKLTVVISQAQGKNPAKRELEESLAAALLMEPDVEVSLVPHLYDLSADHTGTMFLQAIRGDLVVLSWLYPRASHWVLDRQNIRGQEGLVELKEEIDEEEQEAEESNSVPYDNPERNKTIPNRKIYSIDLRVSSNPDDYLTEIKRIAKDTQVQTVQLGNMIQESPKPAQIEKYLKPLDIINAQKNNSAANDASQMEPTKRRWYPVIDYGLCTNCMECIDFCLFGVYGVDQGGQILVEEQDSCKKGCPACSRVCPENAIIFPGHKTPGIAGADGEVAGLKIDLSKLFGAPDALEMAARERDAELVADGRDALGVGVGVPNRSKVSQSTSDELDDLIDSLDAMDL, from the coding sequence ATGGCGGATAAAAAATTGACAGTGGTGATCTCGCAGGCACAGGGTAAAAATCCTGCCAAGCGTGAGCTGGAAGAATCACTGGCAGCGGCACTTCTGATGGAACCGGATGTGGAAGTCTCGCTGGTACCTCACCTTTATGATCTCTCGGCAGACCACACCGGCACCATGTTCCTGCAGGCCATTCGCGGCGACCTGGTGGTACTGTCCTGGCTGTACCCCCGCGCGAGTCACTGGGTCCTCGACCGGCAGAACATTCGCGGTCAGGAAGGACTGGTTGAACTCAAAGAAGAAATCGACGAAGAGGAACAGGAAGCTGAGGAAAGCAACTCGGTTCCCTATGACAACCCCGAACGAAATAAGACCATTCCGAATCGAAAAATATATTCGATCGATTTGCGCGTCAGCTCCAATCCCGATGATTACCTGACCGAAATCAAACGTATCGCCAAAGATACGCAGGTGCAAACAGTCCAACTGGGCAATATGATTCAGGAAAGCCCGAAGCCGGCACAAATTGAAAAGTATTTGAAGCCGCTGGATATTATCAACGCACAGAAAAACAACAGCGCAGCCAATGACGCCAGCCAGATGGAACCAACCAAACGCCGCTGGTATCCGGTCATTGACTACGGCCTGTGTACCAATTGCATGGAGTGCATCGACTTCTGTCTGTTCGGCGTGTACGGCGTCGATCAGGGAGGACAGATTCTGGTTGAAGAACAGGACAGCTGCAAAAAAGGATGTCCCGCCTGCAGTCGGGTCTGTCCTGAAAATGCGATTATCTTTCCCGGTCATAAAACGCCGGGCATTGCCGGCGCCGATGGTGAAGTGGCCGGCTTGAAAATTGATCTCTCCAAACTGTTCGGTGCCCCCGATGCACTGGAAATGGCGGCACGGGAACGAGACGCCGAGCTCGTCGCCGATGGACGGGATGCCTTAGGTGTCGGCGTGGGAGTTCCCAATCGTTCAAAAGTATCGCAATCGACGAGTGATGAGCTGGACGATCTGATCGACAGCCTGGATGCCATGGATTTATAA
- a CDS encoding sulfatase-like hydrolase/transferase, whose amino-acid sequence MRTVFQAFLAVLCLMSHFQSEAAAEDVKKATHPNIVFLLSDDQRPDTIGALGNKIIKTPNLDQLVKQGTSFTRAVCANPICTPSRAEIMTGVSGFHNGSMDFGKPIKKELTTWSQAMHNASYNSWYVGKWHNDGKPVMRGYDETLGLFTGGGGRWAVPSYDGNGLLVTGYRGWIFQDDDQNMFPQKGVGLSSNISEHFADAAIEFIERKHEKPYFLHVCFTAPHDPLLMPIGYEQYYDPKKMPVPVNFQPEHPFEHGNKYGRDEKLLPWPRTKQIVQNDLSLYYSIVSHLDAQVGRIVDALKKSGQWDNTILIYSSDHGLAMGSHGLRGKQNMYEHTVGVPLIMVGPGIPADKRSSAQCYLRDLYPTSCDLAGVPIPKTVEAKSLKPVLTGDKEAIYDEVYCYFRNFQRMIRTDRWKLIVYPHLNRVQLFDLKQDPLEQHDLSQDPQHQQIRDSLHRKLNDWRKQQNDVSLASAKKS is encoded by the coding sequence ATGCGAACCGTGTTTCAGGCGTTTCTGGCAGTTTTATGTTTGATGTCTCACTTTCAGAGCGAAGCAGCCGCTGAGGACGTCAAAAAAGCGACGCATCCTAATATTGTCTTTCTGCTCAGTGACGACCAACGACCCGATACAATCGGAGCACTGGGTAACAAGATCATCAAAACGCCGAATTTGGATCAACTGGTCAAACAGGGAACCAGTTTCACGCGGGCCGTCTGTGCGAATCCGATCTGTACACCGAGCCGGGCTGAGATTATGACCGGAGTGAGCGGCTTTCATAACGGATCGATGGATTTCGGCAAACCGATCAAGAAGGAACTGACGACCTGGTCTCAGGCGATGCACAACGCCAGCTATAACTCATGGTACGTGGGCAAATGGCACAACGACGGGAAACCCGTGATGCGGGGTTATGACGAAACGCTGGGGCTCTTTACCGGCGGCGGCGGTCGCTGGGCCGTTCCCTCATACGATGGTAACGGTTTGCTCGTGACTGGATATCGGGGTTGGATCTTTCAGGATGACGATCAAAACATGTTTCCCCAGAAAGGAGTCGGCCTGTCTTCCAATATCAGCGAGCATTTTGCGGACGCCGCAATTGAATTCATCGAACGCAAACATGAAAAACCATACTTCCTGCATGTTTGCTTCACGGCACCCCACGATCCGCTGCTGATGCCGATTGGCTACGAACAATATTACGATCCGAAGAAAATGCCGGTCCCCGTGAACTTTCAGCCCGAGCATCCCTTTGAGCATGGGAACAAGTATGGTCGCGATGAAAAACTCCTTCCCTGGCCGCGGACGAAACAGATCGTGCAGAACGATTTATCCCTGTACTACTCGATCGTTTCGCATCTGGATGCCCAGGTGGGTCGAATTGTGGACGCCCTGAAAAAATCGGGGCAGTGGGACAACACGATTCTGATTTACTCCAGCGATCACGGTCTGGCGATGGGCAGTCACGGTTTGCGGGGAAAACAGAATATGTATGAGCACACGGTCGGCGTACCGTTGATTATGGTCGGGCCTGGCATTCCCGCGGACAAGCGATCATCGGCTCAATGTTACCTGCGCGATTTATATCCTACATCCTGTGATCTCGCCGGTGTTCCGATTCCGAAAACCGTGGAAGCGAAGAGTCTCAAGCCCGTGCTGACTGGTGATAAAGAAGCGATCTATGACGAAGTCTATTGTTACTTCCGTAATTTCCAGCGCATGATTCGGACCGATCGCTGGAAGCTGATCGTCTATCCGCACCTGAATCGGGTCCAGCTGTTTGATCTGAAACAGGACCCGCTTGAGCAACATGATCTGTCTCAGGATCCCCAGCATCAGCAGATTCGTGATTCGCTGCATCGCAAACTAAACGACTGGCGAAAGCAGCAGAACGATGTGTCGCTCGCATCGGCAAAAAAATCCTGA